The DNA region TGTCTCCTTTGGTGGCATTATCTGATGCCACAATACCGCACAGTCCCTAGAGGAACTaaggttttgtgtgtgtctgcatcTGTAACTGCAAACATCAAACATAAGATCATACATCAAGCACCATGTCATACTGTTGTCCCTTCTTCCGCCTGCCACATTTATTGATGAGAACCACATACAGTGTCAAAAGCATGACCCAATAGCATGCATACAGCAACGTTCCAACAATTAAAACTGTCTGTTTGGATTCTGAGAATGgctttttagattccttataaaTGGTGAAAATCACACCACCCAGGAGGATTATAAACCAAACTGATACTGGAATGAGTCCTATGAAATTAACAACAATGGTTTTCCTTCCAGATGTGCCCCACCCAGCTTTGTTGATCGTTGCAATTGCAAACATCTTGGCGGGAAGTAAACTTGACATGTATAACACTGAGTAGAGGGACATGAAGACCATGACGATATTTCCTCTAAGGCAGCTGGCAAAGGATGATTTTATGAGACCCACTAACTGGACAGTTAACAAGAAAAGAAGGATGTTCCAAATTTTACCCCTGTAGAACAGCTGGATTACTGTGGcaatgagaaagaaagggaagaacccaGTGATGACTGCTTCATAGGTCATCCACAAGTGATGTTTATGAAACCACATGGCATTGTACAGCCACTCTCGGAAGTAGGACTTGCTCCAACGGGTCTGCTGGTTTAACCATCTGAGATATTCTATAGGTGTTTCAGTAAGGCACTTGGATCGAGCTGTGTATTTTGTCGCATAGCCCAGACTCAGCACTCGGTTCGTTAGATGCCTGTCATCTCCAAAACTACATTGGCTGCCCATAAATTCTTGATTGTACCAGTCTTCCACAAATTCATGCAATAAGGAGTTTCTGTACATTCCCAGAGGTCCACTAATGCACTGGACACATCCAAAATAAGACTGACAGGCCCTTTCTATGTTAAAAGCCATCCAGTATCTCACACTGCTGAGGAAGGAGATCCAGGAATCATACTTGTTTAAAATCTGCAAGAAAAATacaagtaaaaataattaaataaaggtAAGCCCCAGCTAAAAATTCCAACAAAATCTGcaccattggggcttccctggtggcgccgtggttgagagtctgcctgcccatgcaggggacacgggttcgagccctggtccgggaagatcccacatgccgcggagcagctgggtccgtgagccacaattactgagcctgcgcgtctggagcccgtgctccgcaacaagagaggctgccatagtgacaggcccgcgcaccgcgatgaagagtggctcccgctcgccgcaactggagaaagccctcgcacagaaacgaagacccaacacagccaaaaattaattaattaattaattaaaaaaatctgcaCCATTGTGAGGTTACTACCTAGAGTAATGCTTGTTTTTTTATCCTTCTATTtagtctctttccttttttttaaacacaattttacattattttctttgaTTCTATATACTATATTAATTTGATAAGTTGGGTGTATGTGTTGGGACTTCTtgacaataatttttttctactccATCACTCTCTGTACTCTTTTGttatgtgttttgtttctttttcttgttatgttataaaactgagattttttttaggCTTTAGTTCTCAGCCCTTAAATTATTCTCccactggcagtccagtggttaaagacttcgccttccaatgcgggggggTGTGgggtccatccctggtcggggagctgggatcccacccacatgcctcatggccaaaaaaccaaagacataaaacagaagcaatattgcagcaaattcaataaagactttaaaaacatggtccacatcaaaaaatcttaaaaaaaaaattattctcccACTTCCTTACTATCTAATATTTGAAAGTTTTTAAGTcctattctcttctcttttcaacTCATCCAACTCTAttattcttcttcctcctcagttTTAGCAATGCCAGGGATAAAAGGGTTTGCTCTGGCTTCACCCCAAAACTGGAATCCTGAAATAATGCTCTACACAAAGGCTATTAAAATTATTAGTTTTGGGGGGCAATATTTCTTAATTCTCTCCTCTGTCTCAATTTTGTTCAGTTTTCATCTGGATTTTACATGCTTCCTTTTTATCACCAGGGTATTTCTTTGTCCATCTAGTGTACTTTCTTTGCCTTCACTATTACCATGCATATAAATATGGGTTATACAGCAACACAATACCTACATTTAAAGTCAAAATTCCATGTGCTTCTCACATCTTTTGCTAAAATCTAGTGCACTTTTGCAAAGGGCTCACTTTAATCTTCATATATTTTCACCTATTTGTTTTCCCATTCCATAAATTTCAAATCACCTTCATTAATATTTGTTTCACTTATTGTTTCTCCATTGATAGCAAATAAtgggaaataaataataattggaAAACTCACTTAATTGTTCCTTTGACTTTCTCTCTAGTGTAAATTTGAGttgctgtttctcttttttttcctttgtattccaATTTGGATTTTTGACCAACCATATATTGTTCAGCTTTTAAATACATAGTTATATGACATAGACTCCATCTCCTGCCATACCTCCATTTTTTAACCCTTGTACTAAATGAGTTCCAACATCATTTTACCAGAACATTAAGTTGTGGCTCAAGAAGATACGGCAGAAATTATTAcacatttacattatattttatataacttaTCAGCCACTACATACTTGTGTTATAAGCCAGGATTAAGCAAAGAAATCATAAGTTACTTCAATTTAGACAGCAGAAGAGGTATAAAGTGGGTCCAAGGCACATTCTAGTATGTCTCTGGCACCAGAAACAATAGCTGGCGCAGATTTGGGCGTATAATAAATGTATGTTCAAAGAATCAACGAGTGAGGGTGCTACTAAAAGTGACTCATGCAAAAAGTGAACTCATACGCACCTGGACATCTCCCCCGACACCTCCAACCATGGGATCTTCTTCCAAAACTTTTACCATCTCCACAGATGAGGCAGGGTCAAGCATGGTGTCTGAATCACAAACCTGCGAAGAAGAAAGTAAGAAATAAGTTAAAGAAAAGAAGATGATGTATATGCTCCATGTAGTCAAAAGTGGGCATATATATTATGCCTTCAGCCTATTGTCACAAGGCCTCAATAAGCGAGTAACACAGGGATGAGAGTTTGTTATATGATGGCCGATACAAAGAACCTGCAAACTCAATATTTAAGCTATAGATGTTTTGCCTCTCTCTTGCCTTGTCTGTCACTGTTTTGTATACGGCTATAAGCCTGGCAGGCCAATAACTAGGGTAGTAGAAAGTGAAGGCCTAATTTCAAATCCACCTTTCAACCTCTCAGCATCCAGAGTTTATGGCCACACCCACCTCTATTGACTCAAGCTGGGAAAGGTAAAACCAGAAAGCTAAAATAAGACTAAAAACAACAGGAAGGGGGCAACCTAGAATTAATGTTCAAGTAACTCCGCCTGCTTGTAAGATAAGCAAGCCAAGGGAACTGCCTCTCTGAAATGACTAAACTTGAACCAAACTTCTGAGGTTCTGCATATTTAAATTGGTCCTGCCCCTCCCAGTTTCCAACAGCAAAGTGCCAGAAGTTCTCTGAGAGAGATTGTTCACATGGTGAGTTTAACTGTCAGAAGGGAATGCTCTCAGAAATCTCCTGGGAGGGGTTTGTTATAGTGGGATCAAAGAGTTTTCTAAAGAAGTTCAATTTCTGGATGTTCTTTAGTGATAGAATGCCAATTAGAAAACCACCGTCTACGACAGTCTGTGAAAGCATGTATGTTCATGGATATAACAGTGTTAATTTGTTTGTGTGTAAAGGGTATAACTCTAGCCCTTCTTAAAATCAGTCTAGTAGAAACAGGATTTCTAGCTGTCTCCTCACCAATTAATGAGAAGTGTGCAATTTCAAAACTGTTGGCTGTTTAGCCCTGGGCTAGAAACTGTGGGAGAAATACACCAGTTCACAAGGAGCTTAACCTCACACTGGGAAAAACCACAGGACTGATTTGCACACAGGAAACAATTGGAGAACAAATCAAAATGTCTTTCTGTCCACACTGAATGTATCACTGTAATTTGTTGAAACTACATGATTGCCAGTCGTAAGATTTCTCACTAGGAGATATGGAAATGAGGCAAAGTCACCAAATTTTGACTAAAATGAGTGGAAAATATCAAGACAAGACGTTATTGGGAGGAACCAGCCACCTCAGTCTTAACCACAGAATCAGCAGCTAAATTGCTTAAGACCATGGCTCCCCCTCCTTCACTGTTCTAGCCAAGAGACAGTTTCGCCGCTTCCTCCGTATCTAaaacaggagttggcaaactaagGTCTACGGACAAGTCTGCCTTCGCACCAATTTCTATATGGCCTGGGGGTTAAAAATagcttttacctttttaaatagctgaaaaaaaatcgaaaaagaattttttgtgacacatgaaaattatatgaaattcaaatttcagtggccataaataaagttttattggagctcAGTCATGCACATTCAGTTtcatattatctatggctgctttcacactaacACAGCAAAGCTGAATAGCTGCAACACAGACCATATAGCCCGCAAAGCTTAATGGTGTCTATCAGGCCTTTTACAAGCAAGTATGCCAACCCTGAGCCTAAAAGAATTGGTTGGGGGGCTGGGCCGGGGGTGGGTCTCTttcataaaaaaacaaagaacaaactaaaAGAACAAGTTGAGATAAAGTATGTTCTAAGTCCCAATTTAACTCTACTAGAGGTTTTTAGGATTGCCTCTATCTCCTATTCTTATAATAGGCCAAGATTTGACTATTATAACAAATCAAGAGGCCGCAATGAAATCTTGAGTTCTGTACCTTACTACTTTTATGACCTTGAACAAACTGTTACCATCATCATGATACCACAGTGACACAATGTATGTAAAAGTACTTGGTAAATTACAAAGGCTCACAGAAAAGTCATATATGCCATTAGTATAGGGTGCTAATCTTTCATTGTTTGTACTTGCTAAGTAAACCCACTCATTACCATGAAAGGTGACTCAGTAAAGGGAATCACTGAATGGAACATGAGCATGGATTACATATCAAGAATATCTTATCACAATGAACAAGTTCAAATGTATCCAAAACACCTATAGCAGTTAGATATAGAAATTGCTATAAATCTGTTAAATAAGCTGTTAGACTGTAAATCCATTCCAGTTTATCTCACTGATCTTAAAGTTAATCTACCTCacaacaatttaaataaaaatatcctgTAGAAATATTGTTATTTATTCTACCATACGTTTTTCAACTTCTAAGACCCAAGTCTAAAATGCTGAGTATCCGTGTTTcacctttttttaaacatatttcctTTCAGATTGACTGGTGGGTTCTCCACCTCTGCCTGCCCCGAACCACTTCAAAGGGCACTGAGAGCTACACAGCAAGAGGAAACCTTAACTATTCTGGCTGCCTTCTATGAGGAAACAGGCTGAAGATAAATCAGGACTCATTCTGTTGCTACTGCTTTCACCCTTTGCTTGCTTGTAAACCTCAATCctttgttaatctttttttttttttaacatctttattggagtataattgctttacaatggtgtgttagtttctgctttataatgaagtgaatcagttatacatatacatatgttcccatatctcttccctcttgcatctccctccctcccaccctccctatcccacccctctaggtggtcacaaagcaccgagctgatctccctgggctatgcggttgcttcccactagctatctattttacgtttggcagtgtatatacgtccatgccaccctctcactttgtcatagcttacccttccccctccccatatcctcaagtccattctctagtaggtctgtgtctttattcccatcttaccactaagttcttcatgaccttttttttttttttttttcttaatcttgatCCTTCCTCTTAACCTGGACCCCAGGAGATGATTTATTTCAACCATGTTTGAAATTTACTTTTGGCCATGATCCCACTGCCCAGTTTCCCTTCCAAAACTTAACCACATAGTAAATGGAAAGTACCCCCTACCCCCTCTTTCCCCCAGGACATTCCCCCTAATGAAAAGAAGTCagccagaattttaaaattcaccaATAGTTATTTACTGGCAAACACAAGATGGTGCTAGACCCCAGAACTCCTGACAGTACAATGCCAGAGTAAACACactactgaaaggaaaagaaagcactGTGCAAAACCttggaatcagacagatctgCCACCCAAGCCACAGTTGACCAGTTATATTCCCTTGGACTAGCTTTGTAACCTTAAACTCCTTACCTCACCTTTCTAAGTCTCCATCTCTCAGGTGAAAAATATGGATAAGCACATCCACCTCATAAGTTTGCTGTAATGGAGAATTAACTAGATAATGTATGTATAGCACTTATAAGGGCTAGctcacagtaaatgctcaataaaaggAAGGCATATATATACTAAGAAGTGATCATCAAAACCAGAGGCACAAACTAAGAACACTAGTCCAATGAGGGAAGGGGTCCTTCTTATCTGTACTGTAAATAAACCATGACTTGCTCAGAGAGCAAAAACTAATGCCCTGTCCAATGCCCAACAAATTTAAGTTAAACGAGTTGGAGTATTGAGCAGGCAATGTAAAAATCCTGAGATTGGGCTGTCTACTAGGGAAAAAGATCAGAGAGCAGTTTATGGCAGACTATGAGTGGCAAAAACAAAATCATAAGATGTAGGACTAAAAAGACCTTTTGAGATTAATCAGTGAAACCattccaggaaaaaataaatgccctcaaagaaaaatacagaaacttttttgggggagagggatgggggatggggaagaTGATTCTCTCATAGtaattttgtttatggtataAGACCCCGAATCTAGCCAATAAAAAGCCTCTAAATCATAGAAACCTAAACAATTTGGCCCTTATTTGttgctctttttaaaaggaattgggAAGATATATACCTTTCTTGTTAGAATGTGTTATCCAAATTGTTATAAAGTAACACTTGCCTTCAGGCAACCTAGAATCTTTTTAAGACATTAAGATGAAAAAGGAGTCATTTGGTTATCCTCTTTCCTTTTTCAGGAAGGTTTATACACGAGTAATAGTTGTAGGTGTAAAGCAAAGGTGACAAGCCAGCTGGAAAAATGAGAAACCAAATGTTGTCACCTCTAGGCTTAAGCCAGGAAACACCCTTATTCCAAATGGTTGGAATCCTCATTCTAAAGAAAGGAATCAGGAAATCCCATAATGGCTGCCTTAAATCAGGGTTTACATTCAAGAACCCAACTTTGAGGGAAAGTgtagataaaaaatgaaaagaaaattctaatgcTATACTCCCTTTtgtgttgttgtttgttgtttttgtttgtttgtttgatcccAATCTTGAAAAGCATAGGTATGTTGCTAGAAAGAAATTACGACAGTCCTAAGTTAGAGTCTTCAACTGAAAGTGAGCTCAGAAATCATCTCTTCTACCAGTTGAGGCCCGTAGCAAGTAAACAGTTAAATCAAGAATTCAGATTTCCCCATCCTTATTTCAACGTGCTCAATTTCATCCTCTAAAATGAAGGATACAAAGTCACATTAACATTCTCAACATGACCCTtcagaaatttttagaaaataggaACCAATCAAATGTTATACACAGTCAATCCTCATTATGCACGGTAGTTATGTTCTACAAAGCTCCCATGAACAGTGAGTTAGCAAATACTAAAAAATTGTTTCTAGAGGACATATAGAGTTAGGTTCCTCAAAGTCTCTGGTCACGGCATTTTTGTCTAGTGATCAATACCTAACCTTGTTGTATTTGTGCTTACTTGTTTATTTGTGTCACCTTATTGAATatgtattgttgattcattaacattgaactcatgtCCAATAGCactgtaactcatgcctgaacaaagTTCATCTAACAAACCTATTCTCTCCATAAGGCAATTATAGCCTTCTTGTGTTACGAACACTAGACAACATTTCAACACTACACTTGGGGACCATTTTAAACAGCTACATCAGCAACCAAAagcacaaaaatatgaaaaacatgaTATTAAATAGACTAAAGAAGTTACTCGTTTACAgtataaaagataaaacaaaaaggcaaagcaTAATCTTGtgtgacctcagctgggaacatgcACGTCGGATGAcactttttttttgccattctgCACGTGTGTGCAGATGATCACAAAAGCACTGCAGCTATTGATTTTCgggtaataaatacattttagtcAGTAGGTTAACTTGTAAATACAGAATCCATGAATAATAAGGGTCAACTCTCTTATTATGAATGATTTAGTCTTACTTTCCTCCTGCTCAAAGAATCTTGGATAGCTATGGTACTGCCAgattaaagtaataataaaattgcTTCCTATAATCTTCCCTTTTAGAAAATGTTCATACTTATTGTATAACTTTTACCTGGGAAATTCTTAATACACACATCGGACGATActgtctttttcctttgttatATAGACTGGTGACCACTTATGTGGTAATATCAATGTTCAGTGAAAAGAGATATGAATAAAGCAATTATCTAATCTAGATATCAAAAGACACTTTAAAAGTCTTCTGATATTGttaagtaaaaaatacaaaaaagtaaacatgatataatctcaaaattgtttttaaaataaggaagaatAGAAAAGTATATGCTGGAAAGTATTAAATTTGATTATGTATGGGTCATGTATTCGcttcagatgattttttttaattgaagtatagttgatttacaatgtttcaggtgtacagcaaagtgattcagttatacatacacacatatgtattctttttcaggttcttttccattatagattattacaagatattgaacatagttccctacGCTATACAGTAGctctttattatctattttatatatagtagtgtgtatccgttaatcccaaattcctaatttatctctcccctctctgctgcagattattttaattttgctcATTGCACTTTTCTACAACTTTGAAAAAGTTTCTCCAGAAAATACTTTgattcaaaattaagaaaatcttcCTCATTCACCTCCTTATTTCTCATTCCCTGTATTTGattttctcactttatttttcttcttctgcgTTTCTATCTTCTCTATCTCTGGAAGCAGCCACCAGCATCACAGGTGAATTTCCTACCATGCTGGCTTCGTCTTAAACTAAAGCTTCCCTCCATGTTCTatgtcagcatttattatttgacaTGCTACAAGGCTGAAAGAGTAATTACTATAGAAGACTAGAGATGAGAGGGGAGAGATATAAGAGGTAGTGATCGATAAAGGCTTGTTCGGAAAGAGACCAGAGGGAGCCAACCCAGAAAGCTCAGAAGTGCAGGTAGAAAGGTTAACCTTGAGATAGGAGGGGAGGTGGGGTACCCTTGAAACTGTAAGCAGAAGAGAGTCAGATCTTGACAGCCTTCACAGCCTGTACTTTTGCTGTTCTCTTTTGTAGAAGGCAAGATCATCTGTTTGTAGTTAAGCAGGGAGGAGTTTGGGTAAGGCCCTAGGAGAGTGATGAAGATCTGAAATAACAGACACAAGAGGAATAAGCGAGACATCTATTCAAGATCAAGTGAAAAGAGTGCTGACCAGTGCTGGGCATCCAGCTGCAACTGGAAACCAATCATTCTGGCCATCTCTCTGCACAGCTAAACAGTGTTCTCTAGCCAGGTTAGCAAGTATGAGCAGATAGATGGTCAGTTTCTTCCCCAGCCCCCATTCTCTCTTGTGCATTAGCACCTGAACTTTGCTTCCTTCCATCCCTAACCAACTTGAACTCCACATTCAATCACTTGTAATGCTCAGGAGCCAATATCCTCAAACCCCTCCCTCTTTGTCTTTCTGTGGCCTCTGCTCTGTAAGTCTTGGACCCTGGGTCAGTCAGAAGGAAGGATGAGAGTACTACATTAGATTGAACTTTATgcaatttctgtttttataggGCATAGATGAGGCATGGCAGGATAGTATTTACTAGTTTCAGAATGCCAAAAGAGTTTTTACCCCTGTTTGAGTGCTCTGAATGATCTGGAAGTCTCAAGCGGATTTGGGGCCCAGTTGACAGCTGTTGCTAGGGTCAGTCTATCTGGAGGCTTCAGCCCGAAGGAAGGAAAGTTCTCAAGCCTGATTAGGGCACTAGCAAAAAGCCTACTCTAaaatttcatattttgtattAGTTTTTCCTGGACAGGCACAAGTCAAGTTGTCAAGGATACAAACAAAATTCCAAACAAGATGATGGGAGAGGGGGCTTTGGGAGaagcaggttaaaaaaaaaacaagaagaaaaatctcacaaTCATGTCATGATTAGAAACGACAAACGTAAATTGTTTTAACTAGAATTAAAGGCAAAACATCAAAACAGATGTTTTCTCATTTTAGGCCCAGAGCTTCATTCTTCAAATCCTCTGTAAGTTCCCTAGCCATTCCTTACTTTAAAAGTTTCAGTTTATCCTCTCATCTGGGCCTGAATTTGCAACTAggtaaatatgtaaaaatgtcTTGATTTAACTAAAACAGCCTTATTTGTGAAAGTTCTAGAAATTAGGAGACACTTGGGGTTGAAACTCTAATCAATTCCCCAGAAGGGAGATTTATGCAGATGGTATGAACTGAAGAAATACCTCAAAATTCTTCAGATATTAGCTAAATTAACAACATGTTAATTAACAATTGACATGTACTATAGTTTTCAAGTAAAGACTAGATAATCATATAAGAAATAATACTTTAACAGCAAACGctttaataatattaacaatgCCATTATCAACAACTTTTGCTAAGCTGCTTTGGATacataatttgaaataattttctcaaaTCCCTTGTGAGATTGGTTCCTTCTAACCAGGTAACTGAGGTTTGGGAGGTGGTCTTGCTCAAGGTCAACCAGCTACAAATTGTTAATTAGAACCTCAGTCAATTGACATTGAAGCCAGTGGCCACTGCCATCCCATTACACAGAGAGACACACTGGGCATCACTTTGTGTTGATAAATCCCCTAAAACATATGATGGGTCTTCCAAAAACAAGGATTTCACAtttaagaaaagaggaaaagtgtCCGGATGCATATTTGAAGCCAGAGACAGTTCTCCTTTCTCGATATCATCATGAATAAAATCTAACTAAAATATCTGCACAAAAGTACAACTAGAAAACTCACAGGAACCCTATTAATGTTCTAAAGAAGAAACTTTCAGTGAGAACTAGAAGAGGAGAAACCATAGAATTAGCAGTCAGGGAACTAATGAGAGACACAGCCTGTCTAATTTTCATGCAAGCAAACACCATCACAAAGGCTTTCAAAGGTCAAGTTGCAGGGAGTGAGGTAATGCTGTTTGGGAAGTGAAATAAACATGACTTAGATTTTGTTCTGggaaggttgttttttgtttttgttttccttttccctttttcttttctttttctatgtgtTACAGTTTTGAATTCCTACACTTTTAAATCAAAATTGTTTTCATCGCCCCCATTTTGCCTAGTctctgtgaaaaatattttatagcttTCCCTTGGTCCTGCAGATTTTCTCAAGCTCCTTCTGCTGGAGCAGACACTATTTTCTTACAACGCTAGAGATTTTAAGAGTGTGGAAAATGACGTTGGAATTGATTTGGCAGAACCAAGGGGGCAGAGAAGGTAAGGgaggggaaaagaaggaaggaagggtctcATGTTCAAAATAA from Eschrichtius robustus isolate mEscRob2 chromosome 17, mEscRob2.pri, whole genome shotgun sequence includes:
- the HAS2 gene encoding hyaluronan synthase 2, which encodes MHCERFLCILRIIGTTLFGVSLLLGITAAYIVGYQFIQTDNYYFSFGLYGAFLASHLIIQSLFAFLEHRKMKKSLETPIKLNKTVALCIAAYQEDPDYLRKCLQSVKRLTYPGIKVVMVIDGNSEDDLYMMDIFSEVMGRDKSATYIWKNNFHVKGPGETDESHKESSQHVTQLVLSNKSICIMQKWGGKREVMYTAFRALGRSVDYVQVCDSDTMLDPASSVEMVKVLEEDPMVGGVGGDVQILNKYDSWISFLSSVRYWMAFNIERACQSYFGCVQCISGPLGMYRNSLLHEFVEDWYNQEFMGSQCSFGDDRHLTNRVLSLGYATKYTARSKCLTETPIEYLRWLNQQTRWSKSYFREWLYNAMWFHKHHLWMTYEAVITGFFPFFLIATVIQLFYRGKIWNILLFLLTVQLVGLIKSSFASCLRGNIVMVFMSLYSVLYMSSLLPAKMFAIATINKAGWGTSGRKTIVVNFIGLIPVSVWFIILLGGVIFTIYKESKKPFSESKQTVLIVGTLLYACYWVMLLTLYVVLINKCGRRKKGQQYDMVLDV